From a single Lolium rigidum isolate FL_2022 chromosome 7, APGP_CSIRO_Lrig_0.1, whole genome shotgun sequence genomic region:
- the LOC124675316 gene encoding uncharacterized protein LOC124675316: protein MKTSCFLLVLLLAVATGSRLSLAAREGGSLGRELGELFAKAGNFLTSAGRAGADGWHSAAATTEVDTSATSTLMRHGHGARVGARKRLKKASVNCIPADMCRKKKVLCGKRCYRTSSHAAGTGAGVDHIPSNRCVVRCKKCVPTC, encoded by the coding sequence ATGAAGACGTCCTGCTTCCTGCTCGTGCTCCTGCTCGCCGTGGCCACGGGGAGCAGGCTCTCGCTGGCCGCCCGCGAGGGCGGCAGCCTGGGCCGCGAGCTCGGGGAGCTCTTCGCCAAGGCCGGCAACTTCCTCACCTCGGCGGGCCGCGCGGGAGCGGACGGGTGGCACTCCGCCGCGGCGACGACGGAGGTGGACACGTCGGCGACGTCGACCCTGATGAGGCACGGCCACGGCGCCCGGGTGGGGGCGCGGAAGCGGCTGAAGAAGGCGTCGGTGAACTGCATCCCGGCGGACATGTGCCGGAAGAAGAAGGTGCTGTGCGGCAAGCGGTGCTACCGGACATCGTCGCACGCCGCCGGCACCGGGGCTGGCGTCGATCACATCCCATCGAACCGGTGCGTCGTCAGGTGCAAGAAGTGCGTGCCCACCTGCTAG